From the Rhodopirellula islandica genome, the window TCAATCGACGCGCTGCGTGATCTCGATCAAGTGATAGCCAAACTGTGTTTTGACGGGGCCGTGAACTTTGCCCAAATCACCGCTGAACACCACTTCGTCGAACTCCTTGACCATTTGGCCGGGGCTGAACGTCCCCAACGCACCACCGGATTTACCAGAGGGACAGGAGGAAAACTCGGCGGCGATGGCACCGAAATCTTGTCCTTTTTCGATCTGATCTTTCAGATCCTGACAGGCTTCTTCGGTTTCAACGAGGATATGTCGTGCACTTGCGGTGGCCATGGTGATCTCTGGGGTTCGATTCCGTTGTGGGTTGATTGGGTGCCTGGTAGACGACCAATGTCGTCCGCCAGCTTCGGCCACCATCGTCGCCTGCTCGATGCAGTTCGAAAACCCCTGCTGGCAACACCTTCCCACCTGCTTGCAGAATGGTTTCGATATGGGATAGGTTCGAACGTCGCGAGACCCAACAAAAGAGCGAAAGAGTGGCGGGCTCGATGAAATCCGGTCTCAAATGG encodes:
- a CDS encoding peptidylprolyl isomerase is translated as MATASARHILVETEEACQDLKDQIEKGQDFGAIAAEFSSCPSGKSGGALGTFSPGQMVKEFDEVVFSGDLGKVHGPVKTQFGYHLIEITQRVD